CAATTTCAATCTGTTCTTCCGATGTTTTTAGATTGATTAAAGCATCTGTAACTTCTGTAACGGCAGTGTATACCGTCTTTTGAAAGTCGATTTCACTTTTTGTTCGCTCTATTTTAGCTACTTCAAAAGCCGTTTTTAACTTGCGTTTGTTGAAGATGGGATTCGCTACTTTTCCGATTAGACTTCCAAATAGAGAACCTGGAATATTGAACCAGTTTTCACCTAACATACTATTTACTCCCCCTTCAAGGTTAATCGTCAAAGAAGGGTAACGTGCTGTTTGAGCAACTCCCACCGCAGCGTTTTTCGCTTTTAGCTCAAATTCTGCCATCTGTACATCCGGACGATATTGCAATAATGCCAAAGGCAAACCTGTACTTCCTAATTCTTCTTGTTTTACTTCAGCCAGCTTAACTTCCCTTAAAATCAGGGTAGGCAATTGGCCAGTCAACAAGGAAAGTGCATTTTCTTGAATGGCAATTTGTTGTTTTAGCGAAGGAATTAACGCTTTGGCCACCAACATTTGGTTTTTTGTCTGCGTAATCGCTAATGACGTGATTTGCCCTGCATCGCGTTGCAATTCAACTATCTTAAGGGTGTTTTTTGTTAATTCATAGTTGGTTTGTGCTACTTCCATTTGCGCATCCAGTAAGAGAAGGTTGTAATATCCTTCTGCAATTTTAGCTATCAATTCTGTTTGAACTGCTTTTTTTGCTTCTGCTGTTTGCAGAAAACGAGCCAATTGCTCTGCGGTTTGACTTTTGATCTTACCCCAAATATCAAGCTCCCAACTCAACGATAAGCCCGACGTATACTGTGCCGAATTGACATACATATTCGTTGGCGCTTCTTTTCCTTTATTCTTATAGTAATTGGTCGAAGGCGTTCCATAATAGTTCTCAGAACGATATTGGTAGGCCACACTTCCTGCTTCTAAATCTAAAGAGGGCAACCATTCCAATTTTGCTTGTTTGGTTTGTTGTGTCGCAATCTCCAAGTTTTTAATGGCATTTTGCATGTCAAAATTGTGAGCCAATCCCTTGTCAATTAAACTCGTTAATTGTTCATCTTGAAAGAAATCGCGCCATTTGATTGCAGAAATGGACAAAGAATCTTGGGTAGCTATACTATCCGATTGGCCTCTGTAGGTTTCAGGTAAATCAATCGTTGGAATTTTATAGTTCGATTGAGGTGCACACGCCTGAAATAAAGTCAGACCTGTCCCCAATAAAAAAACGAGCGTTAAATGAGAGGTGTTTCTTTTTTTAATCATACTGTTTTTTTTAATCGTTAGTAAATTTTGCTTTTAATCGTTCATCGATACTTTGGAAGATGACAAATAAAACAGGAATGATAAATATACCTGCGGCCACTCCAAATAGCATACCTCCGGCTGCACTAAAACTAATCGAATGGTTTCCTTGTGCAGATGGACCAACGGTAAACATTAAAGGTATCAGACCAGCGACGAAAGCAAATGAAGTCATTAAAATAGGACGAAGCCTCATTTTAGCTCCTTCTGTTGCAGCCTCAACAATGGATAATCCCTTTTTGCGCTGTTGAAGCGCAAATTCTATAATTAAAATGGCATTCTTAGCCAATAATCCAATCAACATGACCAAACCTACTTGTACGTAAATGTTGTTTTGAAGCCCTGCTAAATTGACAAATAATGCCACGCCCAAAAGCCCCGTAGGTACCGTTAGTAAAATTGCAATAGGCAATAAATAGCTTTCATATTGAGCAGAAAGTAAAAAGTAAACAAAGATAATACTCAAAGCAAAAATGAAAATCGCTTGATTTCCTGAATCTTTTTCTTCCAATGACATTCCCGTGAATTCATACGAATAGTTACCAGGCATTTTACCTGTTACTTCTTCAATGGCTTTCATGGCATCACCCGTACTATAACCTTGGCTAGGATTTACTTTAACTGTAATTGCATTGTATAAATTGTAACGACTAACGGTTTGTGGTCCCAGTACTTTTTTCAATTTAACCAATGTATTAGCAGGTAACATTTCTCCATCTTTATTCTTAACGTAAATAGAACTGAAAGACTGCGGACTTTCTCTGTATTCAATATCAGCTTGCATATACACGCGGTAGGTACGTCCAAATCGATTGAAATCACCCGCTTTAACCCTTCCGTAGTAGTTCTTAATCGTTGTCATTAAATCTTTTACACTTACACCCAGTGATTTAGCTTTGATATAATCAATTTCAAGTAAATACTGTGGAAAGTTCGCTTTGAAAGAGGTAAAGGCTGATCCAATTTCTTCTCTTTCATTTAATTCTTTGATGACTCCATCTGCAGCCTGACTAAACGAAGTGAAATCTCCTCCTAATCGATCTTGCAAGACAAATTCAATTCCCCCGAAATCCCCAAATCCTTGAATCGTTGGTCGAGGAAATACATTAAACGTAGCCTCGTGAATAACCGATAAATCCTGTTGAATCTCGTCAATAATTAAATCGATGTTTTTTACTTTTCCTCTTTTCTTATAAGGTTTCAAATTGATATACCCCACAGCAAAAGAAGGACTCGCATTTCCATCAATGGTATTGTATCCTGAAATAGCCGTCATCCCTTCGATGTCTGTTCTCAATTTCAAAATACTATCCGCTTTGGCTAATACTACTTTTGTTCTCGCAAGAGAAGCTCCTGGAGGCATAGCTAAGGAATAGGTAATATAACTATCATCTTCTCTTGGAATAAAAGAAGAAGGTGTTTTATATAAAAAGAATACACCTAATCCAATGATTAATACTAATCCCGAGATAGCTACTTTTTTATTGCGGATTAATTTGCCAATGGTTGCTACGTATTTGGTAGTAAATGAATCAAAGGCCGTATTAAACGCAAAGAAAAAACGGGCTGATACTCTTTTGATTGGATTGGTTTCTTTCTGTTTTGCTAATTCCTCTGCTTTGGGTTGTTTTAAAAACAACGCACATAAAGCTGGACTCAACGTCAAGGCATTGACAGCCGAAATTAAAATAGCAAAGGCGAGGGTATACGCAAATTGCTTGTAGAATATTCCCGCAGGACCTTGCATAAAACCAACAGGTAAAAATACCGCAGACATCACCAAGGTAATGGAGATAATCGCTCGAGTAATTTCACTCATGGTTTCAATGGTCGCTTCTTTGGCTTTTAATCCCGTTTGATGCATCTTTTCGTGAATCGCTTCGACGACGACAATGGCATCATCCACCACAATACCAATCGCCAGAACTAAGGCAAACATGGTCAATACATTGATCGAGAATCCCATTAAATAGATAAAGAACAACGTACCAATCAAGGAAATTGGAATGGCAATAGCCGGAATAATCGTAGATCTAAAATCCTGTAAGAATAAATAAACGATAATGAAAACAAGGAAAAATGCCTCAAAAAGGGTGCTTTTTACCTGGTTAATCGATTCGTCAATTTGATCTTTTACGGAATAACTAATCTCATAGTGAATCCCTTTAGGAAAGGTTTGAGCCACGCGTTCCAATACTTTACGCACAGCAATGTCAATTTCTCTTGCATTGGATCCTGCTGTTTGTGTAATGTTCATCGTTAAACCAGGAAAACCATTCACACTGTTATCACTTCCCACATTGGAAGCACCAAACTCAACGCGAGCTACATCTTTTAATAATAAGACGGACCCGTCGATATTCGTTTTGATTACAATATTTTCATATTCTTCCGGTTGACTAAATCTCCCTTTGTGTTTTAATGCCGTTTCAAAGGCTTCTTCTGAAGTCTCTCCAAAATTTCCTGGAGCAATTTCAAAGTTTTGATCTTTGATTGCCGCAATTACATCCTGCGGAGTTAAGCCATATAAAGCTAATTTCTCAGGGTTTAACCAAGTACGCATCGAGTAATCACGCGCACCAACACGTCCTACTGCAGCTACACCAGGAACACGCAACAACTCGCGGTTGATGTTAATCTGTGTATACGCTTGTAAGAAAGTCTCATCGTAAATGCCTTCTGGATGATCACTG
The window above is part of the Myroides odoratus DSM 2801 genome. Proteins encoded here:
- a CDS encoding efflux transporter outer membrane subunit, translated to MIKKRNTSHLTLVFLLGTGLTLFQACAPQSNYKIPTIDLPETYRGQSDSIATQDSLSISAIKWRDFFQDEQLTSLIDKGLAHNFDMQNAIKNLEIATQQTKQAKLEWLPSLDLEAGSVAYQYRSENYYGTPSTNYYKNKGKEAPTNMYVNSAQYTSGLSLSWELDIWGKIKSQTAEQLARFLQTAEAKKAVQTELIAKIAEGYYNLLLLDAQMEVAQTNYELTKNTLKIVELQRDAGQITSLAITQTKNQMLVAKALIPSLKQQIAIQENALSLLTGQLPTLILREVKLAEVKQEELGSTGLPLALLQYRPDVQMAEFELKAKNAAVGVAQTARYPSLTINLEGGVNSMLGENWFNIPGSLFGSLIGKVANPIFNKRKLKTAFEVAKIERTKSEIDFQKTVYTAVTEVTDALINLKTSEEQIEIADEQVTTSRLGVKQSNLLFNSGYATYIEVINAQKNMLDNELNLNKLKLNKLQYGVQLYKSLGGGWQ
- a CDS encoding efflux RND transporter permease subunit; this encodes MLKTIIDRPILATVISIMFVLLGLVGLTLLPITRFPEIAPPSVSVSTSYPGANAETVAQSVLLPIEEAINGVDNMTYISSKASNSGSGTINVFFKAGTDPDQAAVNVQNRVSKAASDLPSEVNENGISVTPRQSGNIMTINFYSDHPEGIYDETFLQAYTQININRELLRVPGVAAVGRVGARDYSMRTWLNPEKLALYGLTPQDVIAAIKDQNFEIAPGNFGETSEEAFETALKHKGRFSQPEEYENIVIKTNIDGSVLLLKDVARVEFGASNVGSDNSVNGFPGLTMNITQTAGSNAREIDIAVRKVLERVAQTFPKGIHYEISYSVKDQIDESINQVKSTLFEAFFLVFIIVYLFLQDFRSTIIPAIAIPISLIGTLFFIYLMGFSINVLTMFALVLAIGIVVDDAIVVVEAIHEKMHQTGLKAKEATIETMSEITRAIISITLVMSAVFLPVGFMQGPAGIFYKQFAYTLAFAILISAVNALTLSPALCALFLKQPKAEELAKQKETNPIKRVSARFFFAFNTAFDSFTTKYVATIGKLIRNKKVAISGLVLIIGLGVFFLYKTPSSFIPREDDSYITYSLAMPPGASLARTKVVLAKADSILKLRTDIEGMTAISGYNTIDGNASPSFAVGYINLKPYKKRGKVKNIDLIIDEIQQDLSVIHEATFNVFPRPTIQGFGDFGGIEFVLQDRLGGDFTSFSQAADGVIKELNEREEIGSAFTSFKANFPQYLLEIDYIKAKSLGVSVKDLMTTIKNYYGRVKAGDFNRFGRTYRVYMQADIEYRESPQSFSSIYVKNKDGEMLPANTLVKLKKVLGPQTVSRYNLYNAITVKVNPSQGYSTGDAMKAIEEVTGKMPGNYSYEFTGMSLEEKDSGNQAIFIFALSIIFVYFLLSAQYESYLLPIAILLTVPTGLLGVALFVNLAGLQNNIYVQVGLVMLIGLLAKNAILIIEFALQQRKKGLSIVEAATEGAKMRLRPILMTSFAFVAGLIPLMFTVGPSAQGNHSISFSAAGGMLFGVAAGIFIIPVLFVIFQSIDERLKAKFTND